A single region of the Drosophila miranda strain MSH22 chromosome 2, D.miranda_PacBio2.1, whole genome shotgun sequence genome encodes:
- the LOC108155882 gene encoding formin-J isoform X3: protein MEGLEQQEVMMEGSEDLMSTSATSTNGSDTNGCGGRKSSITSPDPTSYVTKARVTKPTPPPPSKNPMQFVQIKPCNLYQTAQQQLKKAEEVKKLKEVQKEEPEEWQNNLDNWKSSRRKRVEHIIDRVVETKKLELEEHDRTRRKSKTLTEMMEERAERGGSRGRVKLASLAVYNEDEANDLSDLGIGTSSASGKSSLSEDYGNNSVMSYNAAELDKAIGGAGSGSGAACASGGSVEEQQNHINSNGSNGNSGASGQATTSKANASKAASAGAMREYISSPGYDTSSSTAPASSPDPCEYTYEGAIQDYKQRVQRASNNGNGNGNANGKMSTSPSSNGETIAYPTRRGSKIEDRLSGFEVTSPSDTQEGVEKQKVDVPKVDISKRKEIFEQAKSGATNGAGVGVGAGAPSAAPKVVLRDRLTNGNSGASNGSKPQAKQEIKRLSGDISSIRDRMQSLEQQRNAFNHSKSVDVPVPPLKQRLNSLQQSVTKEDQQKKPPLVALIDARQLEIMRGEEERMRQQQQQQQHQNQKQKQQQTPVAAPPPPALVVEEAPATAAGTGTNDDSGIHEDTNEELQQQQLQLNAAIAALAIEERQLEEAANAVNQIEAEFDELTDLNPSPLPHQQPQQQPQPQVQSPCAALAAAPAPAPSAAPTQAAAPPLRDMEFSINEALELALEAIDREATTSTITSRKMEKPQQQQECEEKAEEDVQEEQLEQEVEEQRHQQQQQEEEEEEEIDPREEEVEGETTTEMPNKTDEQKRKEERGEREPIYENVSSTISMHEVDNEQIATMTISTQIQTQIQTQTPIQGTQASTRRSHRRSIPNKQTSNSNNNENNQNTNQNSNSNGNSNQNENSIGGTAALSSDPEPYYQVPKATEPYYDAPKHLRPIPVYENIDIFYTGLELSQISGPMPVGSMEPPKEKPPPPPTESPPPVPVDDASLGHDDELDGLGSSLGHNTDTWSSDNTYETISNGTRRHMQSSQLEPAQPSPPIKRMNSTKRIKKELRNKRSSFLGIETDGDLDDVESYLELTVAPPPDMAQLLQEERRLEKQLYIKAGLCDSSDTGDSRDSGVSENHSRQSSEHYTNSSEENDTQSEATPPPLPPPPVSGLGGEIIYQNETLLAAQTPLLQTVKGNSAESWTESATAAAAATQSLSEATATANAKMQSIEEKIREQGEVLRVERELLHFSQEELKRQRENLLLRENIARRELQHGAKMLMSNNRRSLQDLHHGLGIGNGMLSAFQPPQHQQQQQQQLHPHQPHPQQIYANVPQQQQQQQQQQVAAMYAYQQMDTDYRKSMSDLNEFSSRLMLAPPKPPTKPLRAMHISNGHGLEPDYAVSTRQRQSSANAYGGSLVKIAGAPMPPRHSGSGYPPAVTASAAAAYHHQSAQNLSNMSRNTLLALSATPKPKYTDGWVQVQQRKSYDSNLANDPAWLSAQQQKRKSMPDYNGAIYNNNHWLLQEAEQRRIEQLNRRSMPGIKSNGKPLPDSIIQTLTERVQSKGIGERKRFDGNGNYSQVNGNTNGYQQQQQKQSIISSNKSTATNTISTNNTSNTNSGSQEKVLSVSGKKKCSHCGDELGRGAAMIIESLLLFYHINCFKCCVCHVQLGDGLNGTDVRVRNHKLHCQNCYSSDDGIKFSCV from the exons ATGGAGGGCCTGGAGCAGCAGGAAGTGATGATGGAGGGCAGCGAAGATCTGATGTCCACGTCTGCAACCTCCACAAATGGCAGCGACACAAACGGCTGTGGTGGCAGGAAATCG TCCATTACATCGCCGGATCCCACATCGTATGTGACCAAGGCGCGCGTAACGAAGCCCACGCCGCCGCCTCCATCGAAGAATCCCATGCAGTTTGTCCAGATCAAGCCGTGCAATCTGTATCAGACggcccagcagcagctgaaaaAGGCCGAGGAGGTCAAGAAATTGAAGGAGGTGCAGAAAGAGGAGCCCGAGGAGTGGCAGAAT AACCTTGACAATTGGAAATCTTCAAGGCGAAAACGTGTCGAGCACATCATCGATCGTGTGGTGGAAACGAAGAAGCTCGAGCTGGAGGAGCATGATCGGACGCGACGAAAATCGAAGACGTTGACCGAAATGATGGAGGAGAG GGCCGAGCGCGGCGGATCCCGGGGTCGTGTGAAGCTCGCCTCCCTGGCCGTCTACAACGAGGACGAGGCGAACGATTTGAGTGACCTGGGCATCGGCACCAGCAGTGCCAGCGGCAAGAGCAGTCTCTCCGAGGACTACGGCAACAACAGTGTCATG AGCTACAATGCCGCCGAGCTGGACAAGGCCATTGGAGGAgcaggctctggctctggcgctGCCTGTGCCTCTGGAGGAAGCGTGGAGGAGCAACAGAATCACAtcaacagcaacggcagcaaTGGAAACAGTGGAGCCAGCGGCCAGGCCACCACATCGAAGGCGAATGCATCGAAAGCGGCCAGTGCGGGGGCCATGCGGGAGTACATATCCTCGCCCGGCTACGACACATCCTCGAGCACGGCGCCGGCCAGTTCGCCAGATCCTTGCGAGTACACCTACGAGGGGGCGATCCAGGACTACAAGCAGCGTGTCCAACGGGCCAGcaacaatggcaatggcaacggcAATGCTAATGGAAAGATGAGCACATCCCCATCCTCGAACGGAGAGACGATTGCCTATCCCACGCGACGGGGATCGAAGATCGAGGATCGGCTGAGCGGCTTCGAAGTGACCTCACCCAGCGACACCCAGGAGGGGGTGGAGAAGCAGAAGGTGGATGTGCCCAAGGTGGACATATCGAAGCGCAAGGAGATTTTCGAGCAGGCCAAATCGGGAGCAACAAATGGTgccggagtcggagtcggagccGGGGCCCCATCCGCTGCACCCAAGGTGGTGCTGCGCGATCGCCTAACGAACGGCAACAGTGGAGCCTCCAATGGCTCGAAGCCGCAGGCCAAGCAAGAGATTAAGCGACTCTCCGGCGACATTTCGAGCATCCGGGATCGGATGCAGAGCCTGGAGCAGCAGCGGAACGCCTTCAACCACAGCAAGAGTGTGGATGTGCCTGTGCCGCCGCTCAAGCAGCGGCTGAACAGCCTCCAGCAGTCCGTTACCAAAGAGGATCAGCAGAAGAAGCCCCCCCTGGTGGCCCTCATAGATGCCCGCCAGCTGGAGATAATGCGGGGCGAGGAGGAGCGCATGcgccaacaacagcagcagcagcagcatcagaaccagaagcaaaagcaacaacagacCCCAGTCGCTGCCCCTCCACCGCCAGCACTCGTCGTGGAGGAGGCCCCGGCCACAGCCGCAGGCACAGGCACCAACGATGACAGCGGCATTCATGAGGACACCAACgaggagctgcagcagcagcagctccaactCAATGCGGCCATCGCCGCCTTGGCCATCGAGGAGCGACAGCTGGAGGAGGCTGCCAACGCGGTCAACCAAATCGAAGCGGAGTTCGATGAGCTCACCGATCTGAATCCTTCTCCATTGCCGCATcaacagccgcagcagcagccgcagccacagGTCCAATCACCATGTGCAGCATTAGCTGCAGCTCCCGCTCCAGCACCATCCGCAGCCCCGACCCAAGCGGCAGCTCCTCCATTGCGGGACATGGAATTTAGT ATCAACGAAGCTCTTGAATTGGCGCTGGAAGCAATCGATCGAGAAGCCACCACCAGCACTATCACCAGCAGGAAAATGGAAAAGCCCCAACAACAGCAGGAGTGTGAGGAGAAAGCGGAGGAGGATGTGCAGGAGGAGCAGTTGGAGCAAGAGGTGGAAGAGCAGCgtcaccaacagcagcagcaggaggaggaggaggaggaggagatcGATCCaagggaggaggaggtggaggggGAGACCACAACAGAGATGCCAAATAAAACCGATGAGCAGAAGAGAAAGGAAGAGCGGGGAGAACGGGAGCCCATCTACGAGAATGTCAGCTCGACTATATCTATGCATGAAGTAGATAATGAACAGATAGCAACGATGACGATAtccacacagatacagacacagatacaaacACAGACACCGATACAGGGCACACAAGCCTCGACGAGGAGGAGTCACAGGAGAAGCATTCCAAATAAACAAACGAGTAACAGTAACAATAACGAGAATAATCAGAATACTAAtcaaaacagcaacagcaacggcaacagcaatCAAAACGAGAACAGCATCGGCGGAACAGCGGCACTATCATCCGATCCAGAGCCCTACTATCAAGTGCCCAAGGCAACGGAGCCCTACTACGATGCCCCCAAGCATCTGCGTCCCATTCCGGTGTACGAGAACATCGACATCTTCTACACGGGCCTGGAGCTCAGCCAGATCTCGGGGCCCATGCCGGTGGGATCGATGGAGCCGCCCAAAGAGAAGCCACCGCCGCCACCCACCGAGAGTCCGCCGCCAGTGCCCGTGGACGACGCCTCGCTGGGCCACGACGACGAGCTGGATGGCCTGGGCAGCAGTCTGGGCCACAACACGGACACCTGGTCGTCGGACAACACGTACGAGACCATCTCGAACGGGACGCGTCGTCATATGCAGTCGTCGCAGCTGGAGCCGGCCCAGCCCTCGCCGCCGATCAAGCGCATGAACTCCACGAAGCGGATCAAGAAGGAGCTGCGCAACAAGCGGTCCAGCTTCCTGGGCATCGAGACGGACGGAGATCTGGACGATGTGGAGAGCTACCTGGAGCTGACCGTGGCCCCGCCGCCGGACATGGCGCAGCTCCTGCAGGAGGAGCGCCGCCTCGAGAAGCAGCTGTACATCAAGGCGGGACTCTGTGATAGTTCCGATACAG GAGATAGCCGCGATTCTGGAGTGTCAGAGAATCATTCCCGCCAGAGCAGCGAGCACTACACCAACTCCTCGGAGGAGAATGACACCCAGTCGGAGgcaacgccgccgccgctgccgcctcCACCAGTGTCGGGGCTGGGCGGCGAGATTATCTACCAGAATGAGACCCTCCTGGCGGCCCAGACGCCACTGCTGCAGACGGTGAAAGGAAACTCGGCCGAGTCCTGGACAGAATCGGCAACGGCGGCGGCCGCGGCCACACAATCGCTGAGCGAAGCCACGGCGACGGCCAATGCCAAGATGCAGTCCATCGAGGAGAAGATACGAGAGCAGGGGGAAGTGCTGCGCGTGGAGCGGGAACTATTGCACTTTTCG CAGGAGGAACTAAAGCGACAGCGGGAGAACCTTTTGCTGCGCGAGAATATAGCCCGTCGGGAGCTGCAGCACGGGGCCAAGATGCTGATGTCCAATAACCGTCGCTCGCTCCAGGACCTGCACCATGGCCTGGGCATCGGCAACGGCATGCTGAGCGCCTTCCAGCCGCCacagcaccaacagcagcaacagcagcagctgcatcCACATCAACCGCATCCCCAGCAAATCTACGCCAACGtgccacaacagcagcagcaacagcagcagcagcaggtggcGGCGATGTATGCGTATCAGCAGATGGACACGGACTACCGCAAGTCAATGTCGGACCTGAACGAGTTCTCCAGCCGGCTGATGCTGGCGCCGCCGAAACCTCCCACGAAACCACTGCGTGCGATGCACATAAGCAACGGACATGGCCTGGAGCCGGACTATGCTGTTAGCACGCGGCAGCGCCAGAGCTCCGCCAATGCTTATGGCGGCTCGCTGGTGAAAATTGCCGGTGCCCCGATGCCGCCACGCCACTCTGGCTCCGGGTATCCACCAGCCGTCACAGCCTCAGCGGCAGCCGCCTACCATCATCAGTCTGCCCAGAATCTGAGCAACATGTCGAGGAACACACTCCTCGCCCTGAGTGCCACTCCCAAGCCCAAGTACACCGATGGCTGGGTGCAAGTGCAGCAGCGCAAGAGCTACGACAGCAACCTGGCCAATGATCCGGCCTGGCTGTCCGCACAGCAGCAGAAGCGCAAGTCCATGCCCGACTACAATGGGGCCAtctacaacaacaaccattGGTTGCTCCAGGAAGCGGAACAGCGACGCATCGAGCAGCTCAACAGGAGATCGATGCCTGGCATCAAATCGAATGGCAAGCCCCTGCCCGACTCCATCATCCAAACGCTGACGGAGCGGGTTCAGAGCAAGGGCATTGGAGAACGCAAACG GTTcgatggcaatggcaattATAGCCAAGTCAATGGCAATACCAATGgctaccagcagcagcagcagaagcagtcCATCATTAGCAGCAATAAATCCACCGCCACTAACACCATCAGCACgaacaacaccagcaacaccaacagcGGCAGCCAGGAGAAGGTGCTCAGCGTCAGTGGAAAGAAGAAGTGCTCTCATTGCGGCGACGAATTAG GTCGCGGTGCTGCCATGATCATTgaatcgctgctgctgttctatCACATCAACTGCTTCAAGTGCTGCGTCTGCCACGTGCAGCTGGGCGACGGACTCAATGGGACGGACGTGCGGGTGCGCAACCACAAGCTTCATTGCCAGAACTGTTACTCCAGCGACGACGGCATCAAGTTTAGCTGCGTTTAG
- the LOC108155882 gene encoding formin-J isoform X1: MEGLEQQEVMMEGSEDLMSTSATSTNGSDTNGCGGRKSSITSPDPTSYVTKARVTKPTPPPPSKNPMQFVQIKPCNLYQTAQQQLKKAEEVKKLKEVQKEEPEEWQNNLDNWKSSRRKRVEHIIDRVVETKKLELEEHDRTRRKSKTLTEMMEERAERGGSRGRVKLASLAVYNEDEANDLSDLGIGTSSASGKSSLSEDYGNNSVMSYNAAELDKAIGGAGSGSGAACASGGSVEEQQNHINSNGSNGNSGASGQATTSKANASKAASAGAMREYISSPGYDTSSSTAPASSPDPCEYTYEGAIQDYKQRVQRASNNGNGNGNANGKMSTSPSSNGETIAYPTRRGSKIEDRLSGFEVTSPSDTQEGVEKQKVDVPKVDISKRKEIFEQAKSGATNGAGVGVGAGAPSAAPKVVLRDRLTNGNSGASNGSKPQAKQEIKRLSGDISSIRDRMQSLEQQRNAFNHSKSVDVPVPPLKQRLNSLQQSVTKEDQQKKPPLVALIDARQLEIMRGEEERMRQQQQQQQHQNQKQKQQQTPVAAPPPPALVVEEAPATAAGTGTNDDSGIHEDTNEELQQQQLQLNAAIAALAIEERQLEEAANAVNQIEAEFDELTDLNPSPLPHQQPQQQPQPQVQSPCAALAAAPAPAPSAAPTQAAAPPLRDMEFSRHSSLGGSDRKAVINEALELALEAIDREATTSTITSRKMEKPQQQQECEEKAEEDVQEEQLEQEVEEQRHQQQQQEEEEEEEIDPREEEVEGETTTEMPNKTDEQKRKEERGEREPIYENVSSTISMHEVDNEQIATMTISTQIQTQIQTQTPIQGTQASTRRSHRRSIPNKQTSNSNNNENNQNTNQNSNSNGNSNQNENSIGGTAALSSDPEPYYQVPKATEPYYDAPKHLRPIPVYENIDIFYTGLELSQISGPMPVGSMEPPKEKPPPPPTESPPPVPVDDASLGHDDELDGLGSSLGHNTDTWSSDNTYETISNGTRRHMQSSQLEPAQPSPPIKRMNSTKRIKKELRNKRSSFLGIETDGDLDDVESYLELTVAPPPDMAQLLQEERRLEKQLYIKAGLCDSSDTGDSRDSGVSENHSRQSSEHYTNSSEENDTQSEATPPPLPPPPVSGLGGEIIYQNETLLAAQTPLLQTVKGNSAESWTESATAAAAATQSLSEATATANAKMQSIEEKIREQGEVLRVERELLHFSQEELKRQRENLLLRENIARRELQHGAKMLMSNNRRSLQDLHHGLGIGNGMLSAFQPPQHQQQQQQQLHPHQPHPQQIYANVPQQQQQQQQQQVAAMYAYQQMDTDYRKSMSDLNEFSSRLMLAPPKPPTKPLRAMHISNGHGLEPDYAVSTRQRQSSANAYGGSLVKIAGAPMPPRHSGSGYPPAVTASAAAAYHHQSAQNLSNMSRNTLLALSATPKPKYTDGWVQVQQRKSYDSNLANDPAWLSAQQQKRKSMPDYNGAIYNNNHWLLQEAEQRRIEQLNRRSMPGIKSNGKPLPDSIIQTLTERVQSKGIGERKRFDGNGNYSQVNGNTNGYQQQQQKQSIISSNKSTATNTISTNNTSNTNSGSQEKVLSVSGKKKCSHCGDELGRGAAMIIESLLLFYHINCFKCCVCHVQLGDGLNGTDVRVRNHKLHCQNCYSSDDGIKFSCV, encoded by the exons ATGGAGGGCCTGGAGCAGCAGGAAGTGATGATGGAGGGCAGCGAAGATCTGATGTCCACGTCTGCAACCTCCACAAATGGCAGCGACACAAACGGCTGTGGTGGCAGGAAATCG TCCATTACATCGCCGGATCCCACATCGTATGTGACCAAGGCGCGCGTAACGAAGCCCACGCCGCCGCCTCCATCGAAGAATCCCATGCAGTTTGTCCAGATCAAGCCGTGCAATCTGTATCAGACggcccagcagcagctgaaaaAGGCCGAGGAGGTCAAGAAATTGAAGGAGGTGCAGAAAGAGGAGCCCGAGGAGTGGCAGAAT AACCTTGACAATTGGAAATCTTCAAGGCGAAAACGTGTCGAGCACATCATCGATCGTGTGGTGGAAACGAAGAAGCTCGAGCTGGAGGAGCATGATCGGACGCGACGAAAATCGAAGACGTTGACCGAAATGATGGAGGAGAG GGCCGAGCGCGGCGGATCCCGGGGTCGTGTGAAGCTCGCCTCCCTGGCCGTCTACAACGAGGACGAGGCGAACGATTTGAGTGACCTGGGCATCGGCACCAGCAGTGCCAGCGGCAAGAGCAGTCTCTCCGAGGACTACGGCAACAACAGTGTCATG AGCTACAATGCCGCCGAGCTGGACAAGGCCATTGGAGGAgcaggctctggctctggcgctGCCTGTGCCTCTGGAGGAAGCGTGGAGGAGCAACAGAATCACAtcaacagcaacggcagcaaTGGAAACAGTGGAGCCAGCGGCCAGGCCACCACATCGAAGGCGAATGCATCGAAAGCGGCCAGTGCGGGGGCCATGCGGGAGTACATATCCTCGCCCGGCTACGACACATCCTCGAGCACGGCGCCGGCCAGTTCGCCAGATCCTTGCGAGTACACCTACGAGGGGGCGATCCAGGACTACAAGCAGCGTGTCCAACGGGCCAGcaacaatggcaatggcaacggcAATGCTAATGGAAAGATGAGCACATCCCCATCCTCGAACGGAGAGACGATTGCCTATCCCACGCGACGGGGATCGAAGATCGAGGATCGGCTGAGCGGCTTCGAAGTGACCTCACCCAGCGACACCCAGGAGGGGGTGGAGAAGCAGAAGGTGGATGTGCCCAAGGTGGACATATCGAAGCGCAAGGAGATTTTCGAGCAGGCCAAATCGGGAGCAACAAATGGTgccggagtcggagtcggagccGGGGCCCCATCCGCTGCACCCAAGGTGGTGCTGCGCGATCGCCTAACGAACGGCAACAGTGGAGCCTCCAATGGCTCGAAGCCGCAGGCCAAGCAAGAGATTAAGCGACTCTCCGGCGACATTTCGAGCATCCGGGATCGGATGCAGAGCCTGGAGCAGCAGCGGAACGCCTTCAACCACAGCAAGAGTGTGGATGTGCCTGTGCCGCCGCTCAAGCAGCGGCTGAACAGCCTCCAGCAGTCCGTTACCAAAGAGGATCAGCAGAAGAAGCCCCCCCTGGTGGCCCTCATAGATGCCCGCCAGCTGGAGATAATGCGGGGCGAGGAGGAGCGCATGcgccaacaacagcagcagcagcagcatcagaaccagaagcaaaagcaacaacagacCCCAGTCGCTGCCCCTCCACCGCCAGCACTCGTCGTGGAGGAGGCCCCGGCCACAGCCGCAGGCACAGGCACCAACGATGACAGCGGCATTCATGAGGACACCAACgaggagctgcagcagcagcagctccaactCAATGCGGCCATCGCCGCCTTGGCCATCGAGGAGCGACAGCTGGAGGAGGCTGCCAACGCGGTCAACCAAATCGAAGCGGAGTTCGATGAGCTCACCGATCTGAATCCTTCTCCATTGCCGCATcaacagccgcagcagcagccgcagccacagGTCCAATCACCATGTGCAGCATTAGCTGCAGCTCCCGCTCCAGCACCATCCGCAGCCCCGACCCAAGCGGCAGCTCCTCCATTGCGGGACATGGAATTTAGT CGCCACAGTTCGTTAGGCGGTTCGGATCGTAAAGCAGTG ATCAACGAAGCTCTTGAATTGGCGCTGGAAGCAATCGATCGAGAAGCCACCACCAGCACTATCACCAGCAGGAAAATGGAAAAGCCCCAACAACAGCAGGAGTGTGAGGAGAAAGCGGAGGAGGATGTGCAGGAGGAGCAGTTGGAGCAAGAGGTGGAAGAGCAGCgtcaccaacagcagcagcaggaggaggaggaggaggaggagatcGATCCaagggaggaggaggtggaggggGAGACCACAACAGAGATGCCAAATAAAACCGATGAGCAGAAGAGAAAGGAAGAGCGGGGAGAACGGGAGCCCATCTACGAGAATGTCAGCTCGACTATATCTATGCATGAAGTAGATAATGAACAGATAGCAACGATGACGATAtccacacagatacagacacagatacaaacACAGACACCGATACAGGGCACACAAGCCTCGACGAGGAGGAGTCACAGGAGAAGCATTCCAAATAAACAAACGAGTAACAGTAACAATAACGAGAATAATCAGAATACTAAtcaaaacagcaacagcaacggcaacagcaatCAAAACGAGAACAGCATCGGCGGAACAGCGGCACTATCATCCGATCCAGAGCCCTACTATCAAGTGCCCAAGGCAACGGAGCCCTACTACGATGCCCCCAAGCATCTGCGTCCCATTCCGGTGTACGAGAACATCGACATCTTCTACACGGGCCTGGAGCTCAGCCAGATCTCGGGGCCCATGCCGGTGGGATCGATGGAGCCGCCCAAAGAGAAGCCACCGCCGCCACCCACCGAGAGTCCGCCGCCAGTGCCCGTGGACGACGCCTCGCTGGGCCACGACGACGAGCTGGATGGCCTGGGCAGCAGTCTGGGCCACAACACGGACACCTGGTCGTCGGACAACACGTACGAGACCATCTCGAACGGGACGCGTCGTCATATGCAGTCGTCGCAGCTGGAGCCGGCCCAGCCCTCGCCGCCGATCAAGCGCATGAACTCCACGAAGCGGATCAAGAAGGAGCTGCGCAACAAGCGGTCCAGCTTCCTGGGCATCGAGACGGACGGAGATCTGGACGATGTGGAGAGCTACCTGGAGCTGACCGTGGCCCCGCCGCCGGACATGGCGCAGCTCCTGCAGGAGGAGCGCCGCCTCGAGAAGCAGCTGTACATCAAGGCGGGACTCTGTGATAGTTCCGATACAG GAGATAGCCGCGATTCTGGAGTGTCAGAGAATCATTCCCGCCAGAGCAGCGAGCACTACACCAACTCCTCGGAGGAGAATGACACCCAGTCGGAGgcaacgccgccgccgctgccgcctcCACCAGTGTCGGGGCTGGGCGGCGAGATTATCTACCAGAATGAGACCCTCCTGGCGGCCCAGACGCCACTGCTGCAGACGGTGAAAGGAAACTCGGCCGAGTCCTGGACAGAATCGGCAACGGCGGCGGCCGCGGCCACACAATCGCTGAGCGAAGCCACGGCGACGGCCAATGCCAAGATGCAGTCCATCGAGGAGAAGATACGAGAGCAGGGGGAAGTGCTGCGCGTGGAGCGGGAACTATTGCACTTTTCG CAGGAGGAACTAAAGCGACAGCGGGAGAACCTTTTGCTGCGCGAGAATATAGCCCGTCGGGAGCTGCAGCACGGGGCCAAGATGCTGATGTCCAATAACCGTCGCTCGCTCCAGGACCTGCACCATGGCCTGGGCATCGGCAACGGCATGCTGAGCGCCTTCCAGCCGCCacagcaccaacagcagcaacagcagcagctgcatcCACATCAACCGCATCCCCAGCAAATCTACGCCAACGtgccacaacagcagcagcaacagcagcagcagcaggtggcGGCGATGTATGCGTATCAGCAGATGGACACGGACTACCGCAAGTCAATGTCGGACCTGAACGAGTTCTCCAGCCGGCTGATGCTGGCGCCGCCGAAACCTCCCACGAAACCACTGCGTGCGATGCACATAAGCAACGGACATGGCCTGGAGCCGGACTATGCTGTTAGCACGCGGCAGCGCCAGAGCTCCGCCAATGCTTATGGCGGCTCGCTGGTGAAAATTGCCGGTGCCCCGATGCCGCCACGCCACTCTGGCTCCGGGTATCCACCAGCCGTCACAGCCTCAGCGGCAGCCGCCTACCATCATCAGTCTGCCCAGAATCTGAGCAACATGTCGAGGAACACACTCCTCGCCCTGAGTGCCACTCCCAAGCCCAAGTACACCGATGGCTGGGTGCAAGTGCAGCAGCGCAAGAGCTACGACAGCAACCTGGCCAATGATCCGGCCTGGCTGTCCGCACAGCAGCAGAAGCGCAAGTCCATGCCCGACTACAATGGGGCCAtctacaacaacaaccattGGTTGCTCCAGGAAGCGGAACAGCGACGCATCGAGCAGCTCAACAGGAGATCGATGCCTGGCATCAAATCGAATGGCAAGCCCCTGCCCGACTCCATCATCCAAACGCTGACGGAGCGGGTTCAGAGCAAGGGCATTGGAGAACGCAAACG GTTcgatggcaatggcaattATAGCCAAGTCAATGGCAATACCAATGgctaccagcagcagcagcagaagcagtcCATCATTAGCAGCAATAAATCCACCGCCACTAACACCATCAGCACgaacaacaccagcaacaccaacagcGGCAGCCAGGAGAAGGTGCTCAGCGTCAGTGGAAAGAAGAAGTGCTCTCATTGCGGCGACGAATTAG GTCGCGGTGCTGCCATGATCATTgaatcgctgctgctgttctatCACATCAACTGCTTCAAGTGCTGCGTCTGCCACGTGCAGCTGGGCGACGGACTCAATGGGACGGACGTGCGGGTGCGCAACCACAAGCTTCATTGCCAGAACTGTTACTCCAGCGACGACGGCATCAAGTTTAGCTGCGTTTAG